One genomic region from Flagellimonas oceani encodes:
- a CDS encoding DUF4286 family protein: protein MLIYNVTINIDESVHDQWLDWMKDKHIPDMLATGKFSHAKMVRVLVEEDMGGITYSIQYTTQSRDTLEAYYKEDAEHLRAQAQRMFPNKFVAFRTELEVISQQIP, encoded by the coding sequence ATGCTCATTTACAACGTTACCATCAATATAGATGAAAGTGTCCATGACCAATGGTTGGATTGGATGAAGGACAAGCACATCCCCGATATGCTGGCCACCGGAAAATTTTCACACGCCAAAATGGTAAGGGTATTAGTAGAGGAAGATATGGGTGGAATTACCTATTCCATACAATACACCACCCAGAGCAGGGACACCTTGGAAGCCTATTACAAAGAGGATGCGGAACATTTACGTGCCCAGGCACAGCGAATGTTTCCCAACAAATTCGTTGCCTTTAGAACAGAACTGGAAGTTATCAGTCAACAAATACCTTAG
- a CDS encoding TM2 domain-containing protein: MSEEKKDFGDKADEFADDAKKTANEFTNSAKEALNSSDNKKLLAGILAIVLGQLGVHKFILGYQKEGFIMLGATVIGYITACFVVGSFIVLGVAIVGLIEGIIYLTKSDEEFFNTYQVGKKPWF; this comes from the coding sequence ATGTCAGAAGAAAAAAAAGACTTTGGTGATAAAGCAGATGAATTTGCAGATGATGCCAAGAAAACCGCAAACGAATTCACCAACAGTGCCAAGGAAGCTTTAAATTCAAGCGATAACAAGAAATTACTGGCAGGCATACTTGCCATTGTACTAGGACAGTTAGGAGTTCATAAATTCATACTGGGTTACCAAAAAGAAGGATTTATCATGTTAGGTGCCACAGTAATCGGTTACATAACCGCTTGCTTTGTTGTCGGGAGCTTTATTGTACTGGGCGTAGCCATTGTTGGGTTGATTGAAGGTATCATTTACCTGACAAAGTCCGACGAAGAGTTCTTTAACACTTATCAAGTGGGCAAAAAGCCTTGGTTCTAA
- a CDS encoding DUF1801 domain-containing protein: MTIEAKTPDEYIQKLPEERKEAFSKLREIIKNNLPEGFEECISYGMIGFVVPHSMYPDGYHVDPKLPLPFINIASQKNFVALYHSGIYANPSLHDWFVAEYPKFVNTKLDMGKSCIRFKNMDTIPYQLIAALCQKMTPQEWIVLYEKNIKKS; the protein is encoded by the coding sequence ATGACCATTGAAGCCAAAACGCCCGATGAGTACATCCAAAAACTGCCTGAAGAACGCAAAGAAGCTTTTTCAAAGCTTCGGGAGATCATAAAGAACAATCTACCGGAAGGTTTTGAAGAATGTATCAGCTATGGAATGATAGGGTTCGTGGTACCCCACTCCATGTATCCGGATGGGTACCATGTGGACCCAAAATTACCGCTCCCCTTCATCAACATTGCATCACAAAAAAACTTTGTGGCGCTTTATCACTCAGGAATATATGCCAATCCAAGTTTGCACGATTGGTTTGTGGCCGAATACCCCAAATTTGTAAACACAAAGCTCGATATGGGCAAAAGCTGTATCCGTTTTAAGAACATGGATACCATTCCTTATCAACTGATTGCAGCGCTATGCCAAAAAATGACGCCACAAGAGTGGATTGTGCTGTACGAAAAAAACATTAAAAAATCATGA
- the mgtE gene encoding magnesium transporter — protein sequence MTPFKLTDELLEEIRELIAENKDAELQLMMKEFHYADIAEIADEMEVEEATYLIKLLDSEKTSDILAEMHEDIREAVLKNLTAKEIAEELSELDTDDAADIINELPKELVQEVISEIEDREHAKDIVDLLRYEEDSAGGLMAKELVKVNENWTVTNCVKEMRAQAENVTRVHSIYVVDDEGKLKGRLSLKDLLTASTKSHIKDIYIPKVDSVNVNEKGEEVARIMSKYDLEAIPVIDEIGRLVGRITIDDIVDVIREEADKDYQMAAGISQDVEVNDSIWILTRARLPWLILGLLGGLSAAAIMGTFEDMIAKHAVLFFFTPLIAAMAGNVGVQSSAIVVQGLANDDLKGSVSTHLLKEMLLALLNGFILALLLLLFTWIWKGSFATALAISLSLVVVIVVAGLIGTFVPMFLHKRNIDPAIATGPFITTSNDIFGILIYFWIAKMILGI from the coding sequence ATGACCCCGTTTAAACTCACAGACGAACTTTTGGAAGAGATCAGGGAACTGATCGCCGAGAACAAGGACGCCGAACTTCAACTGATGATGAAGGAGTTCCACTATGCCGATATTGCGGAAATAGCGGACGAAATGGAGGTCGAGGAAGCCACTTATCTGATCAAGCTGCTCGACAGTGAAAAAACTTCGGACATCCTTGCCGAAATGCACGAGGATATCAGGGAGGCCGTACTTAAAAACCTAACTGCCAAGGAAATTGCGGAAGAGCTTTCGGAACTGGACACGGATGATGCTGCGGATATCATCAACGAGCTTCCAAAAGAACTCGTCCAAGAAGTAATCTCGGAAATAGAAGATCGAGAGCACGCCAAGGACATCGTGGACCTTTTGCGTTACGAGGAAGATTCTGCGGGTGGCCTTATGGCAAAGGAATTGGTAAAGGTAAACGAGAATTGGACCGTGACCAATTGTGTAAAGGAAATGCGGGCCCAAGCGGAAAACGTGACCAGGGTGCACTCCATATATGTGGTAGATGACGAAGGCAAGTTAAAGGGTCGTCTTTCGCTGAAAGATTTACTAACGGCATCTACCAAAAGCCATATCAAGGACATCTATATTCCCAAGGTCGATTCCGTAAACGTCAACGAAAAAGGGGAAGAAGTTGCCAGAATCATGTCCAAATACGATTTGGAGGCCATTCCGGTAATAGACGAAATAGGCCGTTTGGTGGGCCGTATCACCATTGATGATATTGTAGATGTAATTCGTGAAGAGGCCGACAAGGATTACCAAATGGCGGCAGGTATCTCTCAGGATGTAGAAGTAAACGATAGCATCTGGATACTCACGCGCGCCCGGTTGCCCTGGTTGATCTTGGGTCTTTTGGGCGGACTCAGTGCAGCGGCCATTATGGGAACTTTTGAGGATATGATTGCCAAGCATGCCGTATTGTTCTTTTTTACCCCATTGATTGCCGCAATGGCAGGGAATGTGGGAGTGCAGTCCAGTGCCATTGTAGTTCAAGGTCTCGCCAACGACGACCTCAAAGGAAGTGTGAGCACCCATTTATTAAAGGAAATGCTGTTGGCACTTTTAAACGGTTTTATCCTCGCATTACTATTGTTGCTATTTACTTGGATATGGAAAGGATCTTTTGCGACCGCATTGGCCATTTCATTGTCCCTAGTGGTCGTGATCGTGGTCGCAGGACTGATAGGGACCTTTGTCCCCATGTTCCTTCACAAAAGAAATATTGACCCGGCGATTGCCACTGGGCCGTTCATCACCACAAGCAACGATATTTTTGGAATCCTGATCTATTTTTGGATAGCTAAAATGATCTTGGGCATATAA
- a CDS encoding gamma-glutamylcyclotransferase family protein — MEYLFSYGTLQDHQVQHYIFGRLLKGKTDSVLGFKKLENAVYGRYPLVVNTNDPEDKVAGIAYEVNETDLKKADIYETSAYKRQKFPLESGDEAWIYIENSN; from the coding sequence TTGGAATATTTATTTTCCTACGGAACACTCCAGGACCATCAAGTACAGCACTATATTTTTGGCCGTTTGCTCAAGGGAAAAACCGATTCTGTTTTGGGTTTTAAAAAATTGGAAAATGCCGTTTATGGGCGTTATCCGTTGGTCGTCAACACCAATGATCCAGAGGATAAAGTTGCAGGTATAGCCTACGAAGTGAACGAGACAGACCTGAAAAAGGCAGATATTTATGAGACCAGTGCGTACAAACGCCAAAAATTTCCTTTGGAATCAGGTGATGAAGCTTGGATCTATATCGAAAATTCCAACTAA
- a CDS encoding cupin domain-containing protein, whose product MKSINLKEKHAEFTKQWHPHQIAVVDDMQVLLAKLQGEFVWHAHKNEDELFQVIKGTLYMQFRDRTEVVNEGEIIVVPKGVEHNPMTKNGEEVHVLLFEKMSTAHTGNVQHEKTQTHYPKI is encoded by the coding sequence ATGAAATCCATCAACCTCAAAGAAAAACACGCAGAATTCACCAAACAATGGCATCCCCATCAAATTGCCGTGGTTGACGATATGCAGGTACTTTTGGCCAAATTACAGGGTGAATTTGTTTGGCACGCCCACAAGAACGAAGATGAGTTGTTCCAGGTCATCAAGGGAACACTCTATATGCAATTCCGTGATCGGACAGAGGTTGTGAACGAAGGTGAGATCATAGTAGTGCCCAAAGGTGTGGAACACAACCCTATGACCAAAAACGGTGAAGAGGTTCATGTGCTACTTTTTGAAAAAATGAGTACGGCCCACACGGGCAATGTGCAGCACGAAAAGACACAAACCCATTATCCAAAAATCTAG
- a CDS encoding VOC family protein, with protein MKNRVTGLGGFFFKSKDPDNIKAWYKNHLGLNTDQYGCTFWWKDQEGNDCSTQWSPMDEKTQYFKPSEKPFMMNFRVENLVELLEVLKKEGVTVVGEIEEYEYGKFGWILDPEGNKLELWEPVDKAFL; from the coding sequence ATGAAAAACAGAGTAACTGGATTGGGAGGGTTTTTCTTTAAGAGCAAAGACCCGGACAACATCAAGGCATGGTATAAAAATCATTTGGGATTGAACACCGACCAATATGGCTGTACTTTTTGGTGGAAGGACCAAGAAGGAAACGACTGTTCCACACAATGGAGCCCGATGGATGAAAAAACACAATATTTCAAACCCAGTGAAAAGCCGTTCATGATGAATTTTCGGGTGGAAAATTTGGTGGAACTGCTAGAGGTCCTAAAAAAAGAAGGAGTTACCGTAGTCGGGGAAATTGAGGAATACGAATACGGCAAATTCGGTTGGATCTTGGACCCAGAGGGCAACAAATTGGAACTATGGGAACCTGTTGATAAAGCTTTCTTATAG
- the rsmA gene encoding 16S rRNA (adenine(1518)-N(6)/adenine(1519)-N(6))-dimethyltransferase RsmA, with translation MSKKKKKKYSNDSSHKNKYVQEDGAVKAKKHLGQHFLKDETVAQKIAQTLSLEGYNNVLEIGPGMGVLTKYLLQRDLDLVAMDLDEESIVYLNHSFPLEHAAILKQNNRLNVIEADFLKFDLTDLYGEEQFAITGNFPYNISSQIVFKMLEMRKQVPEFSGMFQKEVAKRICEGPGSKTYGILSVLVQAYYNAEYLFTVPPGVFDPPPKVDSGVLRLTRKKELNLPCDERLFFKVVKTAFNQRRKTIRNSLKIFNLSDNLKEDAIFDQRPEQLSVADFVTLTQKIADDPV, from the coding sequence GTGTCCAAAAAGAAAAAAAAGAAGTACTCCAATGACTCCTCCCACAAAAATAAATACGTGCAGGAAGATGGTGCCGTAAAGGCAAAAAAGCATTTGGGCCAGCATTTTCTAAAAGATGAAACCGTGGCGCAAAAAATTGCGCAGACCCTGTCTTTGGAAGGATACAATAACGTATTGGAAATCGGGCCCGGCATGGGAGTGCTCACCAAATATCTTTTACAGCGTGATTTGGATTTGGTGGCGATGGATCTCGACGAAGAATCCATTGTGTACCTCAACCACAGTTTTCCTTTGGAGCATGCCGCCATTTTAAAACAAAACAATCGCCTGAATGTCATTGAGGCCGATTTCCTCAAGTTTGATCTGACCGATCTGTATGGAGAGGAACAATTCGCGATTACCGGTAACTTTCCCTATAACATTTCCAGCCAGATCGTATTTAAAATGCTGGAAATGCGGAAACAGGTACCCGAGTTCTCGGGAATGTTCCAAAAAGAGGTCGCGAAACGTATCTGCGAAGGGCCCGGAAGCAAAACTTATGGTATTCTTTCTGTGCTCGTTCAAGCATATTATAATGCCGAGTACCTATTTACGGTACCGCCCGGGGTTTTTGACCCTCCCCCAAAGGTGGATTCGGGTGTGCTTCGCTTAACAAGGAAAAAGGAACTGAACTTACCGTGCGACGAGCGACTTTTCTTTAAAGTGGTAAAAACGGCATTTAACCAAAGACGAAAAACCATTCGTAACAGTCTTAAAATCTTCAACCTCTCCGATAATCTAAAAGAAGATGCTATCTTTGATCAACGCCCTGAACAGCTTAGTGTAGCTGATTTTGTAACGTTGACACAAAAGATAGCCGATGACCCCGTTTAA
- a CDS encoding 2-hydroxyacid dehydrogenase, protein MKVLHLDTNHPLLIEQFEELGFENHEDYTSSKEEVEKKIHNYDGIIIRSRFTIDQQFLEKATHLKFIGRVGAGLENIDTEYAKYKEIFLASAPEGNRNAVGEHALGMLLSLMNHMGKADRQVRKGKWKREQNRGVELDGKTVGIIGYGNMGKAFAKKLRGFDVEVICYDIVGGVGDENARQVGIMEFQQRSDVVSLHVPQTEQTMGMINTDFIEKFHKPFWLLNTARGKCVVTKDLAEALKSGKVLGAGLDVLEYEQKSFENMFAQKPKAFKYLRKAKNVLLTPHVAGWTVESKEKLAQTIVDKVKERFS, encoded by the coding sequence ATGAAAGTTCTCCACTTAGACACCAATCACCCACTGCTCATTGAACAATTTGAAGAGCTTGGGTTCGAAAACCACGAAGATTACACCTCATCCAAAGAGGAAGTAGAAAAGAAAATCCATAATTACGACGGCATCATTATCCGGAGCAGGTTTACCATAGACCAGCAATTTCTGGAAAAAGCCACCCACCTAAAATTTATAGGAAGAGTCGGCGCAGGACTGGAAAATATCGATACCGAATACGCAAAATATAAGGAGATATTTCTGGCCTCCGCACCGGAGGGCAACCGAAACGCCGTGGGAGAACACGCTTTGGGCATGTTGCTTTCCCTAATGAACCATATGGGCAAAGCTGACCGCCAGGTGCGTAAGGGCAAGTGGAAACGGGAGCAAAATAGAGGGGTTGAACTCGACGGAAAAACGGTTGGCATTATTGGTTACGGAAATATGGGCAAGGCTTTTGCCAAAAAACTACGTGGTTTCGATGTTGAAGTCATCTGTTATGATATAGTTGGCGGTGTAGGCGATGAAAATGCCCGTCAAGTGGGAATCATGGAGTTTCAGCAACGCTCGGATGTCGTCAGCTTGCACGTTCCGCAGACCGAGCAGACCATGGGGATGATAAACACAGATTTTATAGAAAAATTCCACAAACCGTTCTGGTTACTCAATACAGCTCGTGGCAAATGTGTGGTTACCAAAGATTTAGCGGAAGCGCTTAAATCAGGAAAAGTTCTCGGTGCTGGACTGGATGTGCTGGAATATGAGCAAAAGTCCTTCGAAAATATGTTCGCCCAAAAACCGAAGGCATTCAAATATCTGCGCAAAGCCAAAAATGTGTTGCTCACCCCGCACGTGGCCGGTTGGACAGTGGAAAGCAAGGAAAAATTGGCCCAGACCATTGTTGACAAAGTCAAAGAAAGATTTTCTTAA